In Amycolatopsis methanolica 239, a single genomic region encodes these proteins:
- the fdxA gene encoding ferredoxin, whose translation MTYVIAEPCVDVLDKACIDECPVDCIYEGDRMLYIHPDECVDCGACEPVCPVEAIYYEDDVPDEWAEYTKANVDFFDSLGSPGGASKVGKTSNDPQWVKDLPPQGE comes from the coding sequence GTGACGTACGTGATTGCCGAGCCCTGCGTCGACGTGCTCGACAAGGCGTGCATCGACGAATGCCCCGTCGACTGCATTTACGAAGGCGACCGCATGCTCTACATCCACCCGGACGAGTGCGTGGACTGCGGTGCCTGCGAGCCGGTGTGCCCGGTCGAGGCCATCTACTACGAGGACGACGTTCCGGACGAGTGGGCCGAGTACACCAAGGCCAACGTCGACTTCTTCGACAGCCTCGGCTCGCCCGGCGGCGCCTCCAAGGTCGGCAAGACCAGCAACGATCCGCAGTGGGTCAAGGACCTGCCCCCGCAGGGCGAATGA
- a CDS encoding TIGR00730 family Rossman fold protein, with product MKRICVFCGSSGGGDPVYVDAATALGKLLAERGIGLVYGGASVGLMGAVADGALAAGGEVIGVIPEHLKRVEIAHAGLSELVVTADMHERKAKMAEYADAFLALPGGAGTLEELAEVWTWAQLGLHGKPIGLLDVRGYYRPFQEFIDHMVTEKFLRPEHRDLVFVDEDPASLLDAFAKYEAPTTAKWQ from the coding sequence GTGAAGCGCATCTGTGTGTTCTGCGGTTCTTCCGGCGGCGGCGACCCGGTGTACGTGGACGCCGCCACGGCGCTCGGCAAGCTGCTCGCCGAACGCGGCATCGGACTGGTTTACGGCGGCGCGAGCGTCGGCCTGATGGGCGCGGTCGCCGACGGCGCGCTCGCGGCGGGCGGCGAGGTGATCGGCGTGATCCCGGAGCACCTCAAGCGGGTGGAGATCGCCCACGCGGGCCTGTCGGAGCTCGTGGTGACCGCCGACATGCACGAACGCAAGGCGAAGATGGCCGAGTATGCCGACGCGTTCCTGGCCCTGCCCGGCGGCGCCGGGACGCTGGAGGAGCTGGCCGAGGTCTGGACCTGGGCCCAGCTGGGTCTGCACGGGAAGCCGATCGGCCTGCTCGACGTGCGCGGGTACTACCGCCCGTTCCAGGAGTTCATCGACCACATGGTCACCGAGAAGTTCCTGCGCCCGGAACACCGGGACCTGGTCTTCGTCGACGAGGACCCCGCCTCTCTCCTGGACGCCTTCGCAAAGTACGAGGCCCCCACCACCGCCAAGTGGCAGTAA
- a CDS encoding coenzyme F420-0:L-glutamate ligase: MSDHSAARLEILPVQGLPEFRPGDDLTGAVATAAPWLRSGDVVVVTSKVVSKIEGRLVRVPSDPEARDAARRELVEQESVRVLARFNRTLITQNRIGIVQAASGVDASNVNGDEIALLPADPDAAALALRNGLRERLGVEVAVVITDTMGRAWRVGQTDNAIGASGLRVLHSYEGEVDPQGNELQVTEIAVADEIAAAADLVKGKLTATPVAVVRGLEIADDGSDARKLVRPSEEDMFSLGTREAIAQGRREAVLVRRSVRSFTDEPVDPEALRRAIGAGLTAPAPHHTRPVRFVWLRDRGLRTKLLEAMREAWRADLCGDAFTEEQVAKRVSRGDILFEAPEVVIPFLVPDGAHTYPDERRNACERTMFTVAGGAAVQGLLVALAAEDLGSCWIGSTIFAADVVREVLGLGQSWEPLGAVAIGHPVGGPAAPRSPALDGLVEL; this comes from the coding sequence TTGAGTGACCACTCCGCCGCACGACTGGAGATCCTGCCGGTCCAGGGCCTGCCGGAGTTCCGGCCGGGCGACGACCTGACGGGCGCGGTCGCGACCGCCGCGCCGTGGCTGCGTTCCGGCGACGTCGTCGTGGTCACCAGCAAGGTCGTATCGAAGATCGAGGGACGCCTGGTGCGCGTGCCCAGCGACCCGGAGGCCCGCGACGCGGCCCGGCGCGAGCTGGTCGAGCAGGAGTCGGTGCGGGTGCTGGCCCGGTTCAACCGGACCCTGATCACGCAGAACCGGATCGGGATCGTGCAGGCCGCCTCGGGCGTGGACGCGTCCAATGTGAACGGTGACGAGATCGCGCTGCTGCCCGCCGATCCGGACGCGGCGGCGTTGGCCCTGCGCAACGGGTTGCGCGAGCGGCTGGGTGTCGAGGTCGCGGTCGTCATCACCGACACGATGGGCCGGGCGTGGCGGGTCGGCCAGACCGACAACGCCATCGGGGCCAGCGGGTTGCGCGTGCTGCACTCCTACGAGGGCGAGGTCGACCCGCAGGGCAACGAGCTGCAGGTGACCGAGATCGCGGTGGCCGACGAAATCGCCGCGGCCGCGGACCTGGTGAAGGGCAAGCTGACCGCGACGCCGGTCGCGGTGGTGCGCGGGCTGGAGATCGCCGACGACGGGTCCGACGCGCGGAAGCTGGTGCGGCCGTCGGAGGAGGACATGTTCTCCCTCGGCACGCGGGAGGCCATCGCGCAGGGCCGCCGCGAGGCCGTGCTGGTCCGCCGGTCGGTGCGCTCGTTCACCGACGAGCCGGTCGACCCGGAAGCGCTGCGCCGCGCGATCGGCGCCGGGCTGACCGCGCCCGCGCCGCACCACACGCGGCCGGTGCGGTTCGTGTGGCTGCGCGACCGCGGGTTGCGGACGAAGCTGCTCGAAGCGATGCGCGAGGCGTGGCGGGCGGACCTGTGCGGCGACGCGTTCACCGAGGAGCAGGTCGCGAAGCGGGTGTCCCGCGGCGACATCCTGTTCGAGGCGCCGGAGGTGGTGATCCCGTTCCTGGTGCCGGACGGCGCGCACACGTATCCGGACGAGCGGCGCAACGCCTGCGAGCGGACGATGTTCACCGTCGCGGGCGGGGCCGCGGTGCAGGGGCTGCTGGTGGCGCTGGCGGCGGAGGACCTCGGCTCGTGCTGGATCGGGTCGACGATCTTCGCGGCCGACGTGGTGCGTGAGGTGCTGGGGCTGGGGCAGTCGTGGGAGCCACTGGGCGCGGTGGCGATCGGGCACCCGGTGGGCGGGCCCGCGGCGCCGCGCTCGCCCGCGCTGGACGGGCTGGTCGAGCTGTGA
- a CDS encoding CHAD domain-containing protein, protein MTAGDLGLPEAPLTTGPRDTPESMLRARIDEQLRAMLAHEPGTRSGADPEDLHQMRVAVRRLRSALKLLGPAGDDVRAELKWLGAGLGEVRDHDVLIDHLRATVASFDESDQQAGARLVRIFVAERAKAKRRLNRRLGSARYAALLRSTARLVLTELQLTPGAAPGPVDVAAVVRKPYRKLTKAVAALPADPPDAELHELRIHGKRLRYAAETAKSVARKKQVTQVRELIKATKRLQDVLGDHQDAVVAAERMRALLAATDETAVGFVAGRIAERELRRRATARATWTAVLADVDAAATKVCG, encoded by the coding sequence GTGACCGCCGGTGATCTGGGTCTGCCCGAGGCGCCGCTGACAACCGGCCCCCGCGACACCCCGGAGTCCATGCTGCGGGCGCGGATCGACGAGCAGCTGCGCGCGATGCTCGCCCACGAGCCGGGCACGCGCTCCGGCGCCGATCCCGAGGACCTGCACCAGATGCGCGTCGCCGTCCGCCGGCTCCGCAGCGCGTTGAAGCTGCTGGGGCCGGCGGGCGACGACGTGCGGGCCGAGCTCAAGTGGCTCGGCGCCGGGCTCGGCGAGGTGCGCGACCACGACGTGCTGATCGACCACCTGCGGGCCACGGTCGCGTCGTTCGACGAGTCCGACCAGCAGGCGGGCGCGCGGCTGGTGCGGATCTTCGTCGCGGAACGCGCTAAGGCGAAGCGCCGCCTGAACCGGCGCCTCGGCAGCGCCCGGTACGCGGCGCTGTTGCGGTCGACGGCGCGGCTGGTGCTGACGGAGCTGCAGCTCACCCCCGGCGCCGCGCCCGGGCCGGTCGACGTCGCCGCCGTGGTGCGCAAGCCGTACCGGAAGCTGACGAAGGCGGTGGCCGCGCTGCCGGCCGACCCGCCGGACGCCGAGCTGCACGAGCTGCGGATCCACGGCAAGCGCCTGCGGTACGCGGCGGAGACGGCGAAGTCGGTGGCGCGGAAGAAGCAGGTCACGCAGGTGCGCGAGCTGATCAAGGCGACGAAGCGGCTGCAGGACGTGCTGGGCGACCACCAGGACGCGGTGGTGGCCGCCGAGCGGATGCGGGCGCTCCTCGCCGCGACGGACGAGACCGCCGTCGGTTTCGTCGCGGGCCGCATCGCGGAGCGCGAACTGAGGCGGCGAGCCACCGCACGGGCCACCTGGACGGCGGTGCTGGCAGACGTGGACGCGGCGGCCACCAAGGTCTGCGGCTAG
- the dapE gene encoding succinyl-diaminopimelate desuccinylase has product MTTLDLHADPVDLTAALVDVQSVSGQEVALADAVQAALLAQAGHLEVVRNGDAVLARTNLGRPSRVVLAGHLDTVPVNENLPVRREGSGDDEVLHGLGTVDMKGGDAVFLHLAATVTEPRHDVTFVFYDNEEVEAVRNGLGRIERELPEWLAGDLAIVGEPSNAVIEAGCQGTMRVELRQTGKRAHTARAWMGVNAIHALGEPLRRLEAYEARVVDIDGLTYREGLQAVRIAGGVAGNVVPDEAVLAVNFRFAPDRSPEQAEKHLREVFDGYELSVVDLSPGALPGLTAPATAELVQAAGGEVAAKLGWTDVARFAALGMAAVNFGPGNPTLAHTREEHVAAREIRQVTRVLRDFLGQ; this is encoded by the coding sequence ATGACGACTCTCGACCTGCACGCCGACCCCGTCGACCTGACCGCCGCGCTGGTGGACGTCCAGAGCGTGTCCGGACAGGAGGTGGCGCTGGCCGACGCGGTGCAGGCCGCGTTGCTCGCGCAGGCCGGGCACCTCGAAGTGGTGCGCAACGGGGACGCCGTGCTGGCCAGGACGAACCTCGGCAGGCCCTCCCGCGTGGTGCTGGCCGGGCACCTGGACACGGTGCCGGTCAACGAGAACCTGCCGGTGCGCCGCGAGGGTTCCGGCGACGACGAGGTGCTGCACGGGCTCGGCACGGTCGACATGAAGGGCGGTGACGCGGTGTTCCTGCACCTGGCCGCCACGGTCACCGAGCCGCGTCACGACGTCACGTTCGTGTTCTACGACAACGAGGAGGTCGAGGCCGTGCGCAACGGTCTCGGCCGGATCGAGCGGGAGTTGCCGGAGTGGCTGGCGGGTGACCTGGCCATCGTCGGGGAGCCGTCGAACGCGGTCATCGAGGCCGGCTGCCAGGGCACCATGCGGGTCGAACTGCGCCAGACCGGCAAGCGCGCGCACACCGCGCGGGCGTGGATGGGCGTCAACGCGATCCACGCGCTCGGCGAGCCGCTGCGGCGGCTGGAGGCCTACGAGGCGCGGGTGGTCGACATCGACGGCCTGACCTATCGCGAGGGCCTGCAGGCCGTGCGGATCGCCGGCGGAGTGGCGGGCAACGTCGTGCCGGACGAGGCCGTGCTCGCGGTGAACTTCCGGTTCGCCCCGGACCGCAGCCCGGAACAGGCCGAAAAGCACCTGCGCGAGGTGTTCGACGGCTACGAACTGTCCGTTGTGGACCTCTCGCCGGGCGCGCTGCCCGGGCTGACCGCCCCGGCGACGGCCGAGCTGGTCCAGGCCGCCGGGGGCGAGGTGGCGGCGAAGCTGGGGTGGACGGACGTCGCCCGGTTCGCCGCGCTCGGCATGGCCGCGGTGAACTTCGGTCCCGGGAACCCGACCCTCGCGCACACCCGCGAGGAGCACGTCGCGGCGCGGGAGATCCGGCAGGTCACGCGCGTGCTGCGGGACTTCCTGGGCCAGTAA
- a CDS encoding GntR family transcriptional regulator: MIVSVDPASAVPPYEQVRSGLARQINSGALAVGTKLPTVRGLAEELGIAPNTIARAYRELEEAGLIETRGRAGSFVASSGDESLSRAREAAETYAAVTRALGLSGEDALKIVRAALAH; the protein is encoded by the coding sequence ATGATCGTCTCGGTCGACCCGGCGTCCGCGGTGCCGCCGTACGAGCAGGTGCGGTCCGGGCTGGCCCGGCAGATCAACTCCGGCGCGCTCGCGGTGGGCACGAAACTGCCGACGGTGCGCGGGCTGGCGGAGGAGCTGGGCATCGCGCCGAACACGATCGCCCGCGCCTACCGGGAACTGGAGGAGGCCGGGCTGATCGAAACGCGCGGCCGGGCGGGTTCGTTCGTGGCCTCCTCGGGCGACGAGTCACTTTCGCGGGCCCGCGAGGCGGCCGAGACCTACGCCGCGGTGACCCGGGCTTTGGGGTTGTCGGGTGAGGACGCGCTGAAGATCGTCCGCGCCGCACTCGCCCACTGA
- a CDS encoding NUDIX hydrolase — translation MNLHTDVVETLEKWQPGTAGQEALRHAFLGFLAAREDACRRSCAAGHITASAVVLDASRSHVLLTLHPRVGRWLQLGGHCEDSDTSLAAAALREASEESGMSGLTISAEPVHLDVHPITCSLGVPTRHFDVRFVVVAPEGAPPVRSAESDDLRWWPLTALPPGSEDLTELIAAACE, via the coding sequence GTGAACCTGCACACCGACGTGGTCGAGACGCTGGAGAAGTGGCAGCCGGGGACGGCAGGGCAAGAGGCGCTGCGGCACGCGTTCCTGGGTTTCCTCGCCGCGCGCGAGGACGCGTGCCGCCGGTCGTGCGCGGCCGGGCACATCACCGCGTCGGCCGTCGTGCTGGACGCTTCGCGGTCGCACGTGCTGCTGACCCTGCACCCGCGCGTCGGGCGGTGGTTGCAGCTGGGCGGGCACTGCGAGGACTCGGACACCTCGCTGGCGGCGGCCGCGTTGCGGGAGGCGTCGGAGGAGTCCGGGATGAGCGGGCTGACGATCTCGGCGGAGCCGGTGCACCTGGACGTGCACCCGATCACGTGCTCGCTGGGGGTGCCGACGCGGCACTTCGACGTGCGGTTCGTGGTCGTGGCGCCGGAGGGCGCGCCCCCGGTGCGGAGCGCGGAGTCGGACGACCTGCGGTGGTGGCCGCTGACCGCGTTGCCGCCCGGGAGCGAGGACCTGACGGAACTGATCGCGGCGGCGTGCGAATGA
- a CDS encoding GNAT family N-acetyltransferase: MDSSETLELRCAEAWPAVTVDKIGDWRLRAAGGFTGRANSALAVGHPGVPVASALAAVCDFAHANGIPPVAHAVVGSANERAIEAAGWVPNTGHVAGHLVSVLTGPLGTGADEVPVLAAPTAGWWELTVGRPEPTDAERHVLTTGEIGYGVAEVMGVIAGAVRAAVVDDVLHIARLAVRPGYRRRGLASALMAACGPWAAERGATRAVLQVAVDNAGALAFYDRLGFAEHHRYRYWVPGPRACEDRSL; this comes from the coding sequence GTGGACTCCTCCGAGACGCTCGAGCTCCGCTGCGCCGAGGCCTGGCCGGCGGTGACCGTGGACAAGATCGGTGACTGGCGGCTTCGCGCCGCGGGCGGGTTCACCGGACGCGCCAACAGCGCACTGGCCGTCGGCCACCCGGGAGTGCCGGTGGCGAGCGCGTTGGCGGCCGTTTGTGACTTCGCCCACGCCAACGGCATCCCGCCCGTCGCCCACGCGGTCGTCGGCAGCGCGAACGAGCGCGCGATCGAGGCCGCGGGCTGGGTGCCGAACACCGGTCACGTGGCCGGGCACCTGGTGTCCGTGCTCACCGGCCCGCTCGGCACGGGCGCCGACGAGGTGCCCGTCCTCGCCGCGCCGACCGCGGGTTGGTGGGAGCTGACCGTCGGACGGCCCGAACCGACGGATGCCGAACGGCACGTGCTGACCACCGGCGAAATCGGCTACGGGGTCGCCGAGGTGATGGGTGTCATAGCCGGTGCGGTGCGTGCGGCGGTGGTCGACGACGTGCTCCACATCGCCCGGCTCGCCGTCCGGCCCGGGTACCGCCGGCGCGGTCTGGCCTCGGCGTTGATGGCCGCCTGCGGACCGTGGGCGGCCGAGCGCGGGGCGACGCGGGCCGTACTCCAGGTCGCGGTGGACAACGCCGGGGCGCTGGCGTTCTACGACCGGCTCGGGTTCGCCGAGCACCACAGGTACCGGTACTGGGTTCCGGGACCCCGGGCGTGCGAGGATCGCTCGCTGTGA
- the dapD gene encoding 2,3,4,5-tetrahydropyridine-2,6-dicarboxylate N-succinyltransferase produces MSEQSPNPETTGAHGVGLATVTTDGTVLDTWFPQPKLGEPGTSGTERLTREQAAEVLGEAAAALLGPDEARGVEVVAVRTTIGTLAQAPADAHDIYLRLHLLSHRLVQPHGQNLDGIFGLLANVVWTNHGPCPVDGFEQTRLRLRARGPVTVYSVDKFPRMVDYVMPAGVRIGDADRVRLGAHLANGTTVMHEGFVNFNAGTLGASMVEGRISAGVVVGDGTDVGGGASIMGTLSGGGKEVISLGERCLIGANGGVGISLGDDSVVEAGLYVTAGTKVVVEGKTVKARELSGISGALFRRNSETGAVEAVPRTGAGIELNEMLHAN; encoded by the coding sequence GTGAGCGAGCAGAGCCCCAACCCCGAGACCACCGGTGCGCACGGCGTCGGCCTGGCCACCGTCACCACCGACGGGACCGTGCTGGACACCTGGTTCCCGCAGCCCAAGCTGGGCGAGCCCGGCACCAGCGGAACCGAGCGGCTGACCCGCGAGCAGGCCGCCGAGGTGCTCGGCGAGGCCGCCGCCGCGCTGCTCGGCCCGGACGAGGCCCGCGGCGTCGAGGTGGTCGCCGTCCGCACCACCATCGGCACGCTCGCGCAGGCCCCAGCCGACGCGCACGACATCTACCTGCGCCTGCACCTGCTGTCGCACCGCCTGGTGCAGCCGCACGGGCAGAACCTGGACGGCATCTTCGGCCTGCTGGCCAACGTCGTGTGGACCAACCACGGCCCGTGCCCGGTCGACGGCTTCGAGCAGACCCGGCTGCGGCTGCGGGCGCGCGGCCCGGTCACCGTCTACAGCGTCGACAAGTTCCCGCGCATGGTCGACTACGTGATGCCCGCCGGCGTCCGGATCGGCGACGCCGACCGCGTGCGCCTCGGCGCGCACCTGGCCAACGGCACCACCGTCATGCACGAGGGCTTCGTGAACTTCAACGCGGGCACGCTCGGCGCGTCGATGGTCGAGGGCCGCATCTCGGCGGGTGTGGTCGTGGGCGACGGCACCGACGTCGGCGGCGGCGCGTCGATCATGGGCACGCTGTCCGGCGGCGGCAAGGAGGTCATCTCGCTCGGCGAGCGCTGCCTGATCGGCGCGAACGGCGGGGTCGGCATCTCACTCGGCGACGACTCGGTGGTCGAGGCCGGGCTCTACGTCACGGCCGGGACGAAGGTCGTGGTCGAGGGCAAGACCGTCAAGGCGCGTGAGCTGTCCGGGATCTCCGGCGCGTTGTTCCGGCGCAACTCCGAGACCGGTGCGGTCGAAGCCGTTCCGCGGACCGGGGCCGGCATCGAGCTGAACGAGATGCTGCACGCCAACTGA
- a CDS encoding TetR/AcrR family transcriptional regulator, protein MKRKEKAAETEAALKAAAQRLFATRGYLNTKITDIAAEAGRAAGSFYNHFAGKEELLESLLADLEEAGDESADQPGHSPDFADPAAVRFHVEAYWRFYREHAPTLRALQHAAMVNADFARKLAEFTRAQNEELTDHVDYVTKAGHRLPGTPLASVTMMTTAAETFVRQWHDGVVDMSEEEALEALTRFVYRGLTGRDY, encoded by the coding sequence GTGAAGCGCAAGGAGAAGGCCGCGGAGACCGAGGCCGCGCTGAAGGCCGCGGCGCAGCGACTGTTCGCCACGCGTGGCTACCTGAACACGAAGATCACCGACATCGCGGCGGAGGCGGGCCGGGCGGCCGGATCGTTCTACAACCACTTCGCCGGCAAGGAAGAGCTGCTCGAATCACTGCTGGCGGACCTGGAGGAAGCCGGCGACGAGAGCGCCGACCAGCCGGGCCACAGCCCGGACTTCGCCGACCCCGCGGCGGTCCGCTTCCACGTCGAGGCGTACTGGCGCTTCTACCGCGAGCACGCGCCGACCCTGCGCGCGCTGCAGCATGCGGCGATGGTCAACGCGGACTTCGCCCGCAAGCTCGCGGAGTTCACCCGGGCGCAGAACGAGGAGCTGACCGACCACGTCGACTACGTGACCAAGGCAGGCCACCGCCTGCCCGGCACCCCGCTCGCGAGCGTCACGATGATGACCACGGCGGCCGAGACCTTCGTCCGGCAGTGGCACGACGGAGTCGTGGACATGTCCGAAGAAGAGGCGCTCGAAGCCCTCACCCGGTTCGTCTACCGAGGCCTCACCGGCCGCGACTACTGA
- the dapC gene encoding succinyldiaminopimelate transaminase, whose translation MNRGGAGLPDFPWDSLAEPTARAKSHPGGLVDLSVGTPVDPVPESIRAALASVSEIPGYPTTHGTSELRAAAVEALSRRHGVTGVDPAAVLPTIGSKELVAWLPRLLGAEPGDTVVIPELAYPTYEVGALLAGAGILRADDPPRLAEPPAMVWLNSPSNPTGRVLGAEALREIVEWARERDVIVVSDECYLALGWDADPVSILHPSVCGGRHDNLLAVHSLSKSANLASYRAGFVAGDPELVAGLLAVRKHAGMIVPRPVQEAMTVALADDSALSLQRERYARRRVVLQKALQDNGFRIDHSEAGLYLWATRGEDSWETVRWLSERGILVAPGTFYGPAGGEHVRVALTATDERVEVAAERLGQ comes from the coding sequence ATGAACCGCGGCGGCGCCGGCCTGCCCGACTTTCCGTGGGACTCGCTCGCCGAGCCCACGGCGCGGGCGAAGTCCCACCCTGGCGGCCTCGTCGACCTCTCGGTCGGCACACCGGTCGACCCGGTCCCGGAGTCGATCCGCGCCGCGCTGGCGTCGGTGTCGGAGATCCCCGGGTACCCGACCACCCACGGCACGTCCGAGCTGCGTGCGGCGGCGGTCGAGGCGCTGAGCCGTCGGCACGGGGTCACCGGCGTCGATCCGGCGGCGGTGCTGCCCACGATCGGGTCCAAGGAGCTGGTCGCGTGGCTGCCGCGGCTGCTGGGCGCCGAGCCCGGCGACACCGTGGTGATCCCCGAGCTGGCCTACCCGACCTACGAGGTCGGCGCGCTGCTGGCGGGCGCCGGGATCCTGCGTGCCGACGACCCCCCACGCCTCGCCGAGCCGCCCGCGATGGTGTGGCTGAACTCGCCGTCCAACCCGACCGGGCGCGTGCTGGGCGCCGAGGCGCTGCGCGAGATCGTCGAGTGGGCGCGCGAGCGGGACGTGATCGTGGTCTCCGACGAGTGCTACCTCGCGCTGGGCTGGGACGCCGATCCGGTGTCGATCCTGCACCCGTCGGTGTGCGGCGGCCGCCACGACAACCTGCTGGCCGTGCACTCGCTGTCGAAGTCCGCGAACCTGGCCAGCTACCGCGCCGGGTTCGTCGCCGGTGACCCGGAGCTGGTCGCCGGGCTGCTGGCGGTGCGCAAGCACGCCGGCATGATCGTGCCGCGCCCGGTCCAGGAGGCGATGACCGTCGCACTGGCCGACGACAGCGCACTGTCGCTGCAGCGCGAGCGCTACGCCCGCCGTCGTGTGGTGCTGCAGAAGGCGTTGCAGGACAACGGTTTCCGCATCGACCACTCGGAGGCCGGGCTCTACCTGTGGGCCACCCGCGGTGAGGACTCCTGGGAGACCGTGCGGTGGCTGTCCGAACGCGGGATCCTGGTCGCGCCGGGCACGTTCTACGGCCCCGCGGGCGGCGAGCACGTGCGGGTCGCGCTCACCGCGACCGACGAGCGCGTCGAAGTCGCCGCCGAGCGCCTCGGTCAGTAG
- the cofD gene encoding 2-phospho-L-lactate transferase: MKVVVVVGGVGGARFLLGVKAALGLPPIGPGDSTHEITAVVNTGDDVWMHGLRIAPDLDTCMYTLGGGIDTERGWGHQGETWVVKEELAAYGAEPTWFGLGDKDVATHLIRTRMLRAGYPLSAVTEALCDRWQPGVRLLPMTDDRVETHVVIDDPDEPGSRKAIHFQEWWVRYRAEPRAHSIVPVGVEEAKPAPGVLDAIAEADAVLFAPSNPVVSVGTVLAVPGMTEALRKTEAGVVGVSPIISGKPVRGMADACLTAIGVETSAEAVGIHYGSRQTSEDGLLDGWLVAEGETVHVPGVAVRAVPLLMSDVDATAAMARAALELAGAEVE; the protein is encoded by the coding sequence GTGAAGGTTGTCGTAGTTGTCGGCGGGGTGGGCGGCGCCCGCTTCCTGCTCGGAGTCAAAGCCGCGCTGGGTCTGCCCCCCATCGGCCCTGGGGACTCGACGCACGAGATCACCGCGGTGGTGAACACCGGCGACGACGTGTGGATGCACGGCCTGCGGATCGCGCCGGACCTGGACACCTGCATGTACACGCTGGGCGGTGGGATCGACACCGAGCGCGGGTGGGGGCACCAGGGCGAGACCTGGGTGGTCAAGGAGGAACTGGCGGCCTACGGCGCCGAGCCGACCTGGTTCGGCCTCGGCGACAAGGACGTCGCCACCCACCTCATCCGCACCCGCATGCTGCGCGCGGGCTACCCGCTGTCCGCGGTCACCGAAGCGCTGTGCGACCGGTGGCAGCCCGGCGTGCGGCTGCTGCCGATGACCGACGACCGGGTCGAGACGCACGTCGTCATCGACGACCCGGACGAGCCGGGCAGCCGCAAGGCGATCCACTTCCAGGAGTGGTGGGTGCGCTACCGCGCGGAGCCGCGGGCGCATTCGATCGTGCCGGTCGGTGTCGAGGAGGCCAAGCCGGCGCCGGGTGTGCTGGACGCCATCGCGGAGGCCGACGCCGTCCTGTTCGCACCGTCCAACCCGGTCGTCTCGGTGGGCACCGTGCTGGCCGTGCCGGGCATGACGGAGGCGCTGCGCAAGACCGAGGCCGGGGTGGTCGGCGTGTCGCCGATCATCAGCGGCAAACCGGTGCGCGGCATGGCTGACGCGTGCCTGACCGCGATCGGGGTGGAGACGTCGGCCGAGGCGGTCGGCATCCACTACGGGTCGCGCCAGACATCGGAGGACGGGCTGCTCGACGGGTGGCTGGTCGCGGAGGGCGAAACCGTGCACGTGCCGGGTGTCGCGGTGCGGGCGGTGCCGCTGCTGATGTCCGATGTGGACGCCACCGCGGCCATGGCGCGCGCCGCGCTCGAACTCGCGGGGGCCGAAGTTGAGTGA
- a CDS encoding TIGR00730 family Rossman fold protein — MDGTSEYPEHPREKQRGPVVLRRERRIEPTTTDQRLLDSRGPSDWVHTDPWRVMRIQAEFVEGFGALAEVPRAVTVFGSARTPRDHPEYELGRKIGAGLANAGFAVITGGGPGAMEAVNRGASEAGGLSIGLGIELPFEQGLNPWVDLGVNFRYFFTRKTMFIKYAQAFICLPGGFGTLDELFEALTLVQTKKVTKFPVVLFGRSYWGGLYDWVRDSVHAQGKISDKDLALLHLTDDVDEAVAMVEEAYKAWEDTH, encoded by the coding sequence GTGGACGGAACGTCCGAGTATCCCGAGCACCCGCGGGAGAAGCAGCGGGGGCCGGTCGTGCTGCGCCGCGAGCGTCGCATCGAGCCGACCACCACCGACCAGCGCCTCCTCGACTCGCGCGGGCCCAGCGACTGGGTGCACACCGACCCGTGGCGGGTCATGCGCATCCAGGCCGAGTTCGTCGAGGGCTTCGGCGCGCTGGCCGAGGTGCCGCGCGCGGTCACCGTGTTCGGATCGGCCCGCACGCCCCGCGACCACCCCGAGTACGAGCTGGGCCGCAAGATCGGCGCGGGCCTGGCGAACGCCGGGTTCGCGGTGATCACCGGTGGCGGGCCGGGCGCGATGGAGGCCGTCAACCGCGGCGCGTCCGAGGCGGGCGGGCTGTCCATCGGGCTCGGCATCGAGCTGCCGTTCGAGCAGGGCCTGAACCCGTGGGTCGATCTCGGGGTGAACTTCCGGTATTTCTTCACCCGCAAGACGATGTTCATCAAGTACGCGCAGGCGTTCATCTGCCTGCCCGGTGGGTTCGGCACACTGGACGAGCTGTTCGAGGCGCTCACCCTGGTCCAGACCAAGAAGGTGACGAAGTTCCCGGTGGTCCTGTTCGGACGGTCCTACTGGGGCGGGCTCTACGACTGGGTCCGGGACTCGGTGCACGCCCAGGGCAAGATCAGTGACAAGGACCTGGCGCTGCTGCACCTCACCGACGACGTCGACGAGGCGGTGGCGATGGTCGAGGAGGCCTACAAGGCCTGGGAGGACACCCACTAA